The following nucleotide sequence is from Rhodothermales bacterium.
GGGCCTTCTTCTTCCCGGCGACAGCGCGGCGCTTGCCCTTGCGGGTACGCGCGTTCGTCTGCGTCCGCTGACCGCGCACGGGGAGCCCGCGCCGGTGACGGAGCCCACGGTAGCTGCCGATGTCCATCAGCCGCTTGATGTTGAGCTGCGTCTCGGTGCGGAGCGCACCCTCGACGGTGTAGTTGTCTTCGATGAGGCGGCGGACCTGACGGGTCTGCTCCTCGGTCCACTGGTCCGGGTGCACGTTCGGATCGATCTCGGCGCGCTCGAGGATCTCGAGGGCGCGCGAGCGACCGATGCCAAAGATGTCCGTCAGCGCGACTTCACCACGCTTGTTGTTCGGAACGTCGACTCCTGCGATACGGGGCATAGTTCGATTCTGGATTGGGGATTTTGGATTTTGGATTGCGTGACGGTCGGGCGGGGGCCCACTCAGAAATCACCAATCCAGCATCCCAAATCGGCTTACCCCTGGCGCTGCTTGTGCTTGGGGTTCTTCTTGTTGATGATGTAGATGCGGCCTTTACGGCGGACGATCTTGTCCTCCGGGGAACGCTTCTTCACGCTGGCTCGGACTTTCATGGGATTCCAGGTTTGGGGTTTGAGGTTTGGAGTAGAACACCCCAAACCCAAAACTTCTTACTTGTAGCGGTAGACGATGCGGCCTTTCGAGAGATCGTAGGGCGAGAGCTCGACCGTGACCTTATCGCCGGGGAGAATCTTGATGTAATGCATCCGCATCTTGCCGGAGAGCAGGCCGAGAATCTCGTGGCCGTTCTCGAGTTGAACACGGAACTGTGCGTTGGGAAGGGCTTCGAGCACTTCGCCGTCTTGTCGGATGGCCGGTTGCTTGGCCATAAAGAAAGAACAGTCTGATTACTGCGAGGTGACGGTCGCTTCGCCGCCGGGCACGAACATCCCGGCTTCGGCGAGCACCGCCTCGATG
It contains:
- the rpmJ gene encoding 50S ribosomal protein L36, producing MKVRASVKKRSPEDKIVRRKGRIYIINKKNPKHKQRQG
- the infA gene encoding translation initiation factor IF-1 — translated: MAKQPAIRQDGEVLEALPNAQFRVQLENGHEILGLLSGKMRMHYIKILPGDKVTVELSPYDLSKGRIVYRYK
- the rpsM gene encoding 30S ribosomal protein S13, with protein sequence MPRIAGVDVPNNKRGEVALTDIFGIGRSRALEILERAEIDPNVHPDQWTEEQTRQVRRLIEDNYTVEGALRTETQLNIKRLMDIGSYRGLRHRRGLPVRGQRTQTNARTRKGKRRAVAGKKKAPRK